One Amycolatopsis sp. NBC_00355 genomic window carries:
- a CDS encoding class I SAM-dependent methyltransferase — MTNPGTSTEDLDFEQAYRGATPIGRKMPWDLGAPQPLVVALADAGEFTGDVLDIGCGLGDNSGFLASRGLNVTGLDGAPSAIEQARTRAEGVTFAVADATKLEGYEGRFDTVLDSALYHCLNEDARREYLAALTRATRPGAHLHLFCFSTEVPDAFPAPYLISEANLRETVGKDWTIERLEPAVYTTAFDVAELRASVGAILDPEADTSALATLATDAEGRALVPVWQLRAVRSAG, encoded by the coding sequence ATGACGAATCCGGGCACGAGCACCGAGGACCTCGACTTCGAGCAGGCCTACCGCGGCGCCACCCCGATCGGCCGGAAGATGCCGTGGGACCTGGGCGCACCGCAACCGCTGGTGGTCGCGCTGGCCGACGCCGGCGAGTTCACCGGCGACGTCCTCGACATCGGCTGCGGGCTCGGCGACAACTCCGGGTTCCTCGCTTCGCGCGGGTTGAACGTCACCGGATTGGACGGCGCGCCGTCAGCTATCGAACAGGCCCGCACCCGTGCCGAGGGCGTCACCTTCGCCGTCGCCGACGCGACGAAGCTCGAAGGCTACGAAGGCCGCTTCGACACGGTGCTCGACAGCGCGCTCTACCACTGCCTGAACGAGGACGCGCGGCGCGAGTACCTCGCCGCGCTGACCCGCGCGACGCGGCCGGGCGCGCACCTGCACCTCTTCTGCTTCTCGACGGAGGTGCCCGACGCGTTCCCCGCGCCGTACCTGATCAGCGAGGCGAACCTGCGCGAGACCGTCGGGAAGGACTGGACGATCGAGCGCCTCGAACCGGCCGTCTACACCACCGCGTTCGACGTGGCGGAGCTGCGGGCCAGCGTGGGCGCGATCCTCGACCCCGAGGCCGACACGTCGGCCCTGGCCACCCTCGCCACCGACGCCGAGGGCCGCGCGCTGGTGCCGGTCTGGCAGCTGAGGGCGGTACGTTCGGCCGGGTGA
- a CDS encoding LLM class F420-dependent oxidoreductase translates to MKFGISTFVTDEGIRPDVLGAALEERGFDSLFLAEHSHIPVSRESPYPAPGGLPEKYKRTLDPFVALTAAATTTSELLLGTGIALLIQRDVIHTAKEVASLDLISDGRALFGVGVGWNREEMANHGTDPKTRGALIDEQLAALKEIWTKDEAEFHGEYVNFDPIFAWPKPVHKPHPPIYIGGESEAAIQRLIKYGDGWLLRGNLHFDEAKKVRDRLNAAGREDVQFAVFGGDTKAKVIDGFRDAGTERYTFMLETMPEAETLKALDELAEVAAAHR, encoded by the coding sequence ATGAAATTCGGGATCTCGACGTTCGTGACCGACGAGGGCATCCGGCCGGACGTGCTGGGCGCCGCCCTGGAGGAGCGCGGCTTCGACTCGCTGTTCCTGGCCGAGCACTCGCACATCCCGGTGAGCCGGGAAAGCCCGTACCCGGCCCCGGGCGGGCTGCCGGAGAAGTACAAGCGCACGCTCGACCCGTTCGTGGCGCTCACCGCGGCCGCCACCACGACGTCGGAGCTGCTGCTCGGCACTGGCATCGCGCTGCTGATCCAGCGTGACGTGATCCACACTGCGAAGGAGGTCGCCTCGCTCGACCTGATCTCCGACGGCCGCGCGCTGTTCGGCGTCGGCGTCGGCTGGAACCGCGAGGAGATGGCCAACCACGGCACCGACCCGAAGACCCGCGGCGCGCTGATCGACGAGCAGCTGGCCGCGCTCAAGGAGATCTGGACGAAGGACGAGGCCGAGTTCCACGGCGAGTACGTGAACTTCGACCCGATCTTCGCCTGGCCCAAGCCGGTGCACAAGCCGCACCCGCCGATCTACATCGGCGGCGAGAGCGAGGCCGCGATCCAGCGGCTGATCAAGTACGGCGACGGCTGGCTGCTGCGCGGGAACCTGCACTTCGACGAGGCCAAGAAGGTGCGCGACCGGCTGAACGCGGCGGGCCGCGAGGACGTCCAGTTCGCCGTCTTCGGCGGCGACACCAAGGCCAAGGTGATCGACGGCTTCCGCGACGCGGGCACCGAGCGCTACACGTTCATGCTGGAAACCATGCCGGAGGCCGAGACGCTCAAGGCGCTCGACGAGCTCGCCGAGGTGGCGGCGGCGCACCGGTGA
- a CDS encoding TIGR03557 family F420-dependent LLM class oxidoreductase, which produces MSEVQIGLAAALEQFSPRESIRLAKAAEEQGFSGQMAADHFQPWVPQQGEASFVWSVLASLAENTTGDLGPGVTCPSFRLHPAMVAQAAATLEATYPGRTWLGIGSGEALNEHIIGGYWPEAPERVRRMFEALEIIRKLFTGKDVKHSGEFFKLHNTRLWTLPDGPPPPVYIASAGPYTSRKTGELADGLITPGASIEKLAGIVDNFNQGAKKAGKDPDSMPKLLQVHLSWAEDDETAWANALDQWPNGGMKFPKADVRSPFDFAQMAKLVRREDFEGRMVVSSDPDVHRAALQKYVDAGFNRIYIHNVGRNQDEFLSTFGKEVLPKLNA; this is translated from the coding sequence GTGAGTGAAGTGCAAATCGGTCTCGCCGCGGCGCTGGAGCAGTTCTCGCCGCGGGAGTCGATCCGGCTGGCGAAGGCGGCCGAGGAGCAGGGGTTCTCCGGCCAGATGGCGGCCGACCACTTCCAGCCGTGGGTGCCGCAGCAGGGTGAGGCCTCGTTCGTGTGGAGCGTGCTGGCGTCGCTGGCCGAGAACACGACCGGTGACCTCGGCCCGGGTGTGACGTGCCCCTCGTTCCGGCTGCACCCGGCGATGGTCGCGCAGGCCGCGGCCACCCTCGAGGCGACCTACCCGGGGCGCACCTGGCTGGGCATCGGCTCCGGCGAGGCCCTCAACGAGCACATCATCGGCGGCTACTGGCCGGAGGCCCCGGAGCGGGTCCGCCGGATGTTCGAAGCCCTCGAGATCATCCGGAAGCTGTTCACCGGCAAGGACGTCAAGCACTCGGGCGAGTTCTTCAAGCTGCACAACACGCGCTTGTGGACACTGCCCGACGGCCCGCCGCCGCCCGTCTACATCGCCTCCGCGGGGCCGTACACCTCCCGCAAGACCGGCGAGCTGGCCGACGGCCTGATCACGCCCGGCGCGTCCATCGAGAAGCTGGCCGGCATCGTGGACAACTTCAACCAGGGCGCGAAGAAGGCCGGCAAGGACCCGGACTCGATGCCGAAGCTGCTGCAGGTGCACCTGTCGTGGGCCGAGGACGACGAGACGGCCTGGGCCAACGCGCTGGACCAGTGGCCCAACGGCGGTATGAAGTTCCCGAAGGCCGACGTCCGCTCGCCGTTCGACTTCGCGCAGATGGCGAAGCTGGTGCGGCGCGAGGACTTCGAGGGCCGCATGGTCGTGTCGTCGGACCCGGACGTCCACCGCGCGGCACTGCAGAAGTACGTCGACGCCGGCTTCAACCGGATCTACATCCACAACGTGGGCCGCAACCAAGACGAGTTCCTGAGCACCTTCGGCAAGGAAGTCCTGCCGAAGCTCAACGCCTAG